Proteins from one Vespula vulgaris chromosome 23, iyVesVulg1.1, whole genome shotgun sequence genomic window:
- the LOC127071782 gene encoding cuticle protein 7-like isoform X2 has protein sequence MAFEKLLAITVIVSTVILRTVKSDGHHAHSFQHFHGPVIGENQEVTWKDKHGHHHHDYVAHPHYEFSYGVEDHHTGDYHGQKEHRDGKKVIGEYTVKEPGGNIRTVKYHAGKDGFYAHVHNSNGIDHEYGKHH, from the exons ATGGCTTTCGAAAAA TTACTCGCCATCACGGTAATCGTCTCGACTGTAATCCTGAGAACCGTGAAATCCGATGGTCATCATGCACATTCCTTTCAACATTTTCACGGTCCGGTCATCGGTGAAAATCAGGAAGTGACGTGGAAGGACAAACATGGTCATCATCATCACGATTACGTCGCTCATCCTCACTACGAATTCTCTTACGGTGTCGAGGATCATCATACCGGTGATTATCATGGACAAAAGGAACATCGAGATG GCAAAAAAGTAATCGGTGAATATACCGTAAAGGAACCAGGTGGTAATATTAGAACCGTCAAGTATCACGCAGGAAAAGATGGTTTTTACGCTCACGTACACAACAGCAATGGAATCGATCACGAATATGGGAAACACCATTAG
- the LOC127071782 gene encoding cuticle protein 7-like isoform X1 yields MREEPRLLAITVIVSTVILRTVKSDGHHAHSFQHFHGPVIGENQEVTWKDKHGHHHHDYVAHPHYEFSYGVEDHHTGDYHGQKEHRDGKKVIGEYTVKEPGGNIRTVKYHAGKDGFYAHVHNSNGIDHEYGKHH; encoded by the exons TTACTCGCCATCACGGTAATCGTCTCGACTGTAATCCTGAGAACCGTGAAATCCGATGGTCATCATGCACATTCCTTTCAACATTTTCACGGTCCGGTCATCGGTGAAAATCAGGAAGTGACGTGGAAGGACAAACATGGTCATCATCATCACGATTACGTCGCTCATCCTCACTACGAATTCTCTTACGGTGTCGAGGATCATCATACCGGTGATTATCATGGACAAAAGGAACATCGAGATG GCAAAAAAGTAATCGGTGAATATACCGTAAAGGAACCAGGTGGTAATATTAGAACCGTCAAGTATCACGCAGGAAAAGATGGTTTTTACGCTCACGTACACAACAGCAATGGAATCGATCACGAATATGGGAAACACCATTAG